In the Alistipes provencensis genome, TAGTTCAGTTCGGTGATCTGCACGGCATCGGGGAACGCCTTCGGGTCGGCGTTCATCACGCCGTCCACATCCTTCCACACCGACATCGACTCGGCGTCGAGGATGTTGGCCACCACGGCCGCCGAATAATCCGAGCCCTCGCGGCCCAGCGTCGTGGTCGTGCCGTCGGGGGCGCCGCCGATGAATCCCTGTCCGATGAAGATATTCTCGCCGCACTCGCCCAGCGCGTTTTTCAGCAGCGTCGTCGAAGCCTCGATGTCCACCCCGGCATCCTTGTGGCGCTGCTCGGTGAGGAAGCAGCGGCGCATGTCGATCCAGCGGTTGGGAACCCCGGCGTAATTGAGGTATTCGGAGATGATCGTCGTCGAGACCAGCTCGCCGCAGGCCACGATCGTGTCGTACCACAACTCGGCATCGGCCGGTTTATAGACGGTCTCCACGGCCACTTTCTCCAGTTCGTCGAACAGCGCGTCGACCGCCGGCAGGCTTTTGGGGCCGTGCCACAGGTCGTCGATGATCTCCGCGTGGTATTTGCGCAGTTCCCCGACATGCTCCAGCGAGAACTGTTTGTCGCCCCTCTGCAATCCTTCGAACACCTTTTCCAGCGCATTGGTCGTCTTGCCCATCGCCGAGACGATGATGAAGAGGTTCTGCTCGTCGTCGATGATTTTGCGCAGGTTTCTCACGCCGTCGGCATTCCGCACCGACGCGCCTCCGAATTTATAGACCTTCATGTTATCTCATTTTTTAACCTAACGTACCTTCCTTACCGTCCGGAGGCAACCAACCGCCGGACTCCCGCGGCCGTTGGCCGCGTCTTCAAATCTACCCCACCCCAAACCCCTCCCTCGGGAGGGGCTTGTCGCGACGCAACCGGAATTTCAGCCGGAATACGGGCGGATAGTGTCTGAAATCCTATTTTTTCACCGCCTTATACGCCACCCCGATATTCTGGAACAGGAATGCGTACTGATCCGTCGCTTCGTCGATGCGCTTCGAGGTGGGTTTGCCGGCGCCGTGGCCCGCTTTCGACTCGATGCGGATCAGGATCGGGGCGTCACCCGCCTGAGCGTGCTGCATCGCAGCCGCGAACTTGAACGAGTGGGCCGGAACGACACGGTCGTCGTGGTCGGCGGTGGCCACCAGCGTCGCGGGGTATTTCACGCCCTCCTTGATATTATGCAGCGGGGAATACTTGTAAATATAGGAGAACTGCTCCTCGTTGTCCGACGAGCCGTACTCCACGGCCCAGCCCCAGCCGATGGTGAACTTGTGGTAGCGCAGCATGTCCATCACGCCGACGGCCGGGAAACAGACGGCATAGAGGTCCGGGCGCTGCACCTCGCAGGCGCCGACCAGCAGGCCGCCGTTCGAACCGCCGCGAATGGCCAGTTTGTCCGGCGAGGTGTATTTCTCGGCCACGAGGTATTCGGCCGCGGCGATGAAGTCGTCGAAGACGTTCTGCTTGTTTTCGAGCATGCCGGCCTTGTGCCACGCCTCGCCGTACTCCGAACCGCCGCGCAGGTTGGCCTCGCAGTAGATGCCGCCCTGCTCGACGAAGAGGATCGTCGTCGGGGTGAATCCGGGGGTGAGGTTGATCTGGAAACCGCCGTAGGCGTAAAGCATGCAGGGGTTCTTGCCGTCGCGTTTCAAGCCCTTGCGGTAGGTGATGAACATCGGGACCTTGGTACCGTCCTTCGAGGTGAAGAACACCTGCTCGGTCGTGAACTGCGCGGGGTCGAATTTCACCTCCGGAGCCTTGTAGAGCGTCGATGTTCCCGAGGCGATGTCGTATTTGTAGACGGTCGCGGGCGAGGT is a window encoding:
- a CDS encoding aspartate kinase — encoded protein: MKVYKFGGASVRNADGVRNLRKIIDDEQNLFIIVSAMGKTTNALEKVFEGLQRGDKQFSLEHVGELRKYHAEIIDDLWHGPKSLPAVDALFDELEKVAVETVYKPADAELWYDTIVACGELVSTTIISEYLNYAGVPNRWIDMRRCFLTEQRHKDAGVDIEASTTLLKNALGECGENIFIGQGFIGGAPDGTTTTLGREGSDYSAAVVANILDAESMSVWKDVDGVMNADPKAFPDAVQITELNYLDTIELAYSGAQIIHPKTIKPLQNKNIPLYVRPFGDKRKPGTVIRGMSAPVDVPILILKKDQVLLTIRSRDFSFVLEEKFATIFSLLERFRIKANLIHNSAVNLSLCVDNSWHIDEAIEALREAGFDVMKAENMELLTVRGYTDELWRKYARGPQVFVRQATQSTVRVVRKKEC